One genomic window of Vibrio rhizosphaerae includes the following:
- a CDS encoding LysE family translocator, whose protein sequence is MDFTTALLSILTIHLMASISPGPDFVVVSQQTLRQGRKAGMVCGMGVCVGLLVHISYSVAGLTTVFGHSDYMTRGIGIFGGSYLVFLAYKSIKGSFAKPTQEPTQAEAPVQAEKKTKAKSAFWSGLIVNIFNPKAAIYFISLFSIIISPTLETEKLLLVIISIIAVQMTWYLTFIFIVTIPSVRVKFDRKVYLIDRFLAILMAAMGIYMIITYALI, encoded by the coding sequence ATGGATTTCACGACCGCATTATTGTCTATTTTGACCATTCATTTAATGGCCTCCATTTCTCCGGGGCCTGACTTTGTGGTGGTTTCGCAACAAACACTCCGTCAGGGGCGAAAAGCCGGTATGGTTTGCGGAATGGGGGTTTGTGTCGGTTTATTGGTTCATATTAGCTATTCCGTTGCCGGTTTAACCACAGTATTCGGGCATTCGGATTATATGACCCGAGGGATTGGTATTTTTGGGGGAAGTTATCTGGTGTTCTTGGCATATAAATCCATCAAAGGGTCGTTTGCCAAGCCAACGCAAGAGCCGACTCAGGCTGAGGCACCGGTTCAAGCGGAAAAGAAGACTAAAGCCAAATCCGCTTTTTGGAGCGGCTTGATCGTTAATATTTTCAACCCGAAGGCCGCGATATATTTCATCTCTTTATTTTCTATTATTATTTCTCCGACACTGGAGACAGAAAAACTCTTATTGGTCATTATCTCGATCATTGCCGTACAAATGACATGGTATCTGACATTTATTTTCATTGTGACCATCCCGAGCGTCAGAGTAAAGTTTGACCGTAAAGTCTATTTGATTGACCGATTCTTGGCGATACTCATGGCTGCGATGGGGATTTATATGATAATCACGTACGCTTTGATTTAG
- a CDS encoding methyl-accepting chemotaxis protein, which yields MEGTIGLQGQLIQLQRFASGEVSKDKTLEALSEHTALTTESFQRLKEAGLIEPDKTKQLDVYLSEFETRKNALLNANDNAQSDALVTLLTQFDAMQEFIGQLEESGDEKVEKTAIALESTIASIKTYSLAVLIAAILIAIAVVTTVKTLVLKPLHFMITRIASLGSSNGNLNMKLDVKSNDEIGQLAGHINHFIDVVFKIVNQVGDTMQNTTRLADSIGDNLQQIDERARRQNHDTNEVAASIQDMSLSLNEVAESASQTLLSATQVQERSATGQKTLESTVKSLDEVVSSMTQAAGVISTLEEDGQNIGSVLEVIRSIAEQTNLLALNAAIEAARAGESGRGFAVVADEVRNLANRTHTSTVEIQTVVERIQKGSSSAANAMRDSQALTDKVSSEAQSAMILFDEIISEINNFSQSNQEISAKTHEQSQSSLSLNQRIENIASNASENADLTRASVAIKEQLLAQVDALKLQIKRFGV from the coding sequence ATGGAAGGGACAATCGGCTTACAGGGACAGTTGATCCAGTTACAACGTTTTGCATCCGGTGAAGTTTCCAAAGATAAAACTTTAGAGGCCTTAAGCGAGCACACTGCTTTAACCACTGAATCTTTCCAGCGACTCAAAGAGGCCGGACTGATTGAGCCGGATAAAACCAAACAGTTAGATGTTTACCTGAGTGAGTTTGAAACCCGTAAAAACGCATTACTCAACGCCAATGATAATGCTCAGTCTGATGCTTTAGTGACATTACTGACTCAGTTTGATGCGATGCAAGAATTTATCGGGCAACTGGAGGAGTCCGGGGATGAAAAAGTTGAGAAAACAGCCATCGCGCTCGAAAGCACCATCGCCAGTATCAAAACCTACTCTCTTGCCGTTTTAATCGCTGCGATTTTAATTGCAATCGCAGTGGTGACAACCGTTAAAACATTAGTGCTTAAGCCACTCCATTTCATGATCACGCGTATTGCTTCACTGGGGAGTTCAAACGGCAACCTAAATATGAAGCTCGATGTGAAGAGTAACGATGAGATTGGACAACTAGCCGGTCATATCAATCACTTTATCGATGTGGTTTTCAAGATCGTCAATCAGGTTGGTGACACGATGCAAAATACCACCCGGCTCGCTGATTCAATCGGTGATAACCTGCAACAAATCGATGAGCGGGCACGCAGACAGAATCATGATACCAATGAGGTTGCTGCATCCATCCAAGACATGAGCCTGTCACTGAATGAAGTCGCCGAGTCAGCCAGTCAGACACTGCTCAGCGCAACGCAGGTACAGGAGCGCTCGGCAACCGGCCAGAAAACACTGGAAAGTACCGTGAAGTCTCTCGATGAAGTGGTCAGCTCGATGACTCAGGCTGCCGGAGTGATCAGTACACTCGAAGAAGACGGACAAAACATTGGCTCGGTACTGGAGGTGATTCGCAGTATTGCAGAGCAGACCAATTTGCTAGCGCTCAATGCAGCGATTGAAGCAGCCCGGGCCGGAGAATCAGGACGTGGCTTTGCGGTGGTTGCCGATGAAGTGCGTAATCTGGCAAACCGGACACACACGTCAACCGTTGAGATTCAAACCGTGGTCGAGCGGATTCAAAAAGGCTCGAGCAGCGCTGCCAATGCGATGCGCGATTCACAGGCACTCACTGATAAGGTGTCATCAGAGGCACAAAGTGCCATGATTCTGTTTGATGAAATTATCTCTGAAATCAATAACTTTAGTCAGTCTAACCAAGAAATTTCAGCGAAAACCCATGAACAAAGTCAATCTTCGCTCAGTTTGAATCAGCGCATCGAAAATATTGCCAGTAACGCCAGTGAAAATGCAGATTTAACCCGTGCCAGCGTCGCGATCAAAGAGCAATTGTTAGCACAAGTTGATGCATTAAAGCTGCAAATTAAACGGTTTGGTGTGTAA
- the soxR gene encoding redox-sensitive transcriptional activator SoxR yields MQKKIIPEWISVGVLSERTGVAVSALHFYEKKGLIKSQRNAANHRQYPKHVIRIVSLIQVAQRTGFTLEDILSELEGLPNRTRVTLEDWEALGTRWQKELDKKITQLTELRDMMTDCIGCGCLSLERCKLLNPGDKLGEKGAGPHLMSQ; encoded by the coding sequence GTGCAAAAGAAGATTATTCCTGAGTGGATCTCCGTGGGTGTGCTGAGTGAAAGAACCGGCGTGGCGGTGTCTGCGTTACATTTCTATGAGAAAAAAGGCTTAATCAAGAGTCAGAGAAATGCCGCCAATCACAGACAGTATCCCAAACACGTAATTCGGATTGTCTCCCTGATCCAAGTGGCACAGCGAACCGGTTTCACTTTGGAGGATATTTTATCTGAGCTTGAAGGGCTGCCGAACCGGACCCGGGTCACTCTGGAAGACTGGGAAGCATTGGGGACCCGCTGGCAAAAAGAGCTTGATAAAAAAATCACCCAACTCACCGAATTAAGAGACATGATGACCGACTGTATCGGCTGCGGCTGTCTTTCGCTTGAACGATGTAAACTGCTCAACCCCGGTGATAAATTAGGCGAGAAAGGCGCAGGCCCACACCTGATGAGTCAATAA
- a CDS encoding helix-turn-helix domain-containing protein, with translation MSQSTFKNIFTFKNIETAKLVTLDVSLKILKSSGREIFLQDAAVFVLLHHFFTHEAAVLSYHDIGCIVREQKSTFHMEDCPDNIIANKYVFKVRSILKNLMIDDFIVTVRGLGYKVSGKWLPLLADKEDGQNKHAFLKEIIAIIEDSIAYSESVNITQDKSGLSFIKPDQETALNHFRRINDCYHHFLSHYSAPGNSIELFELREKITKVLLYTIYWRVGDNLSDEKFRSDYKNELHLLLRQIKQALAFLE, from the coding sequence ATGAGCCAGTCCACGTTCAAAAACATCTTTACTTTCAAAAATATAGAAACCGCAAAGCTTGTCACTCTCGATGTCAGTTTGAAAATATTGAAGTCTTCCGGACGAGAGATATTTCTACAAGATGCAGCCGTGTTCGTGCTTCTTCACCACTTTTTCACTCACGAAGCCGCGGTGCTCAGTTATCATGATATCGGCTGTATTGTCAGAGAACAGAAGTCAACATTTCACATGGAAGATTGCCCCGACAATATCATCGCCAATAAATATGTTTTTAAAGTCCGGTCAATTTTAAAAAATCTGATGATCGATGATTTTATTGTGACCGTTCGGGGACTGGGATATAAAGTTTCCGGCAAATGGCTGCCACTGTTAGCAGATAAAGAGGATGGGCAAAATAAACATGCCTTTTTAAAGGAAATCATAGCCATTATTGAAGACAGCATTGCGTATAGCGAGTCCGTCAATATCACGCAGGATAAGAGCGGATTATCTTTCATCAAACCGGATCAAGAGACGGCCTTGAACCATTTTCGGCGCATCAATGATTGCTATCATCACTTCTTAAGCCACTATTCAGCCCCGGGCAATAGTATCGAACTGTTTGAATTAAGAGAAAAAATCACTAAGGTGCTGCTTTATACTATCTACTGGCGTGTCGGTGATAACCTGAGTGACGAAAAATTCAGATCAGACTATAAAAATGAACTTCACCTGCTGCTCCGCCAGATAAAACAAGCCCTAGCCTTCCTTGAGTGA
- a CDS encoding GNAT family N-acetyltransferase, translating into MQPKKHITLMPVHPDALPAFRDQLKSAFSDAAAKEFGPHHGKPIPTTEDIWSSFQVANTAIYHLLYQGEPVGGAVLLLNEDTQHHSLEWFFIDLAYHNQGLGLAAWQAIEAAYPATQVWHTATPYFEKRNVSFYLNKCGFHITAFHNRYYPDTHFPADLSDYSPTDLYEYEYLLFEKAMTPQAD; encoded by the coding sequence ATGCAACCCAAGAAACACATCACATTAATGCCCGTTCACCCCGATGCTCTGCCCGCGTTCAGAGATCAGTTAAAATCGGCATTCAGCGATGCGGCGGCCAAAGAATTTGGCCCGCACCATGGTAAACCGATCCCTACAACAGAAGATATCTGGTCATCATTTCAGGTCGCGAATACCGCGATCTATCATCTTCTGTATCAGGGTGAACCAGTCGGTGGCGCGGTGTTGTTACTGAACGAGGACACACAGCATCATTCGCTGGAGTGGTTTTTTATTGACTTGGCCTATCATAACCAAGGGCTGGGGCTGGCTGCATGGCAGGCCATTGAAGCAGCCTACCCTGCAACTCAGGTTTGGCACACGGCAACCCCCTACTTTGAAAAAAGGAACGTCAGCTTCTACCTCAATAAATGCGGCTTCCACATTACTGCATTTCACAATCGCTATTATCCGGATACGCACTTCCCTGCCGATCTCAGCGATTACAGCCCGACGGATTTATATGAGTATGAATACTTGCTCTTTGAGAAAGCCATGACGCCGCAAGCGGACTAA
- a CDS encoding aldose 1-epimerase family protein → MYTMLLGKHLFHQQETILIQSECFTISVFKYPSGIEALRIENSKGYLVILPYMGQMIWDAKFLGEDLCMENMFSEPKPSDQIVATYGCFAFHSGLIRNGCPAPEDDHPLHGEMPCANIDKAWLEIEEHKITIKGEYEYVMGFGDHYLASPSVAIQQDASVFDIRMKVKNLASVPMPLQYMCHMNTAYFPDAKMKQNIPDSAIKLRESVPGHVTPTAQWLAFNDKLKTQVTPIEQLSTPEMYDPEIVYFMDNLSSHTDRAQFEMVIANGKTLITQFDTSMLNYATRWILYNGDQKVAAYVLPATCRPEGYLAAKNNGTLIHLQPQEIREFAVTTGIIESH, encoded by the coding sequence ATGTATACAATGCTTTTAGGTAAACATTTATTTCATCAGCAAGAAACTATTTTAATCCAGTCCGAATGCTTTACCATCTCAGTCTTTAAATATCCGTCAGGTATTGAAGCTTTAAGAATAGAAAATTCGAAAGGTTATTTAGTGATTCTGCCTTATATGGGGCAAATGATATGGGATGCTAAATTTCTCGGAGAAGATCTCTGTATGGAAAATATGTTCTCCGAGCCGAAACCCAGTGATCAAATTGTTGCCACATACGGATGTTTTGCTTTTCACTCGGGTTTGATTCGTAATGGTTGTCCTGCACCAGAAGATGATCATCCGCTTCATGGAGAAATGCCATGTGCGAATATAGATAAAGCCTGGTTGGAAATCGAAGAACACAAAATCACCATCAAAGGAGAATATGAATATGTGATGGGGTTTGGTGATCACTATCTGGCCTCACCATCGGTTGCTATTCAGCAAGATGCTTCGGTATTCGATATCCGCATGAAGGTAAAAAACCTGGCTTCTGTGCCGATGCCGCTTCAGTATATGTGCCATATGAATACCGCATATTTCCCTGATGCGAAAATGAAACAGAATATTCCCGACAGTGCCATAAAACTGCGTGAGTCTGTCCCCGGACATGTAACGCCAACGGCGCAATGGCTTGCCTTTAATGACAAGCTTAAAACACAAGTAACGCCGATTGAACAGCTCTCAACGCCTGAGATGTACGACCCTGAGATCGTCTATTTTATGGATAACTTATCGTCACATACCGACAGAGCACAGTTCGAAATGGTTATTGCGAATGGTAAAACGTTAATCACACAATTTGATACATCAATGCTGAACTATGCGACCCGTTGGATTCTGTACAATGGTGACCAGAAAGTTGCAGCTTATGTTCTTCCGGCCACATGTCGCCCTGAAGGTTATCTGGCTGCGAAAAATAATGGGACACTCATTCATTTGCAGCCACAAGAAATCAGAGAATTTGCAGTGACAACTGGAATTATTGAATCTCACTGA